From the genome of Streptobacillus canis, one region includes:
- the dnaJ gene encoding molecular chaperone DnaJ, which translates to MKKDYYELLGLDKSASEADIKKAFRKAAMKYHPDRMANADEKEKKEAEEKFKELNEAYQVLSDPEKKQLYDQYGHAAFEQGAGGFGGGQGFGDFDFGDIFSSFFGGGGFDFSGFGGGSSFNQRRKQGQDLLYTLDLTLEEIADGIEKEIEYTRTGKCSSCSGTGAKDSKTKTCNTCDGKGFITKTQRTILGMSNVRVECSTCHGIGEIPERKCGTCHGNGNKKEQVKKKIKIPAGVESGQRLVVRDGGNYDGPGSDFGDLYIQIREKRHELFQRDGYDIYCRVPISFLTATLGGEIEVPTLRGKTKIKIAEGTQNGTKMRIRDAGIKHSGYKGSQIIEISVEVPKNLNAKQKDKLKEFYDTLGVENEEKTTSFFERIKDFFTE; encoded by the coding sequence ATGAAAAAGGATTATTATGAATTACTTGGACTAGATAAAAGTGCAAGTGAGGCAGATATAAAAAAGGCATTTAGAAAAGCAGCGATGAAATACCATCCTGATAGAATGGCAAATGCTGATGAAAAAGAAAAGAAAGAAGCAGAAGAGAAGTTTAAAGAATTAAACGAAGCATATCAAGTACTTTCAGATCCTGAAAAGAAACAACTATATGATCAATATGGTCATGCTGCATTTGAACAAGGTGCAGGTGGCTTTGGTGGAGGTCAAGGTTTTGGTGATTTTGATTTTGGTGATATCTTTAGTAGTTTCTTTGGTGGAGGAGGTTTTGATTTTAGTGGCTTTGGTGGAGGAAGTAGTTTTAACCAAAGAAGAAAACAAGGGCAGGATCTTTTATATACTTTAGATTTAACTTTAGAAGAAATTGCAGATGGAATAGAAAAAGAAATAGAGTATACTAGAACAGGTAAATGTTCTAGTTGTAGTGGAACAGGAGCTAAAGATTCAAAAACAAAAACTTGTAATACCTGTGATGGAAAAGGATTTATTACGAAAACCCAAAGAACTATTTTAGGAATGAGTAATGTTAGAGTTGAATGTTCGACTTGTCATGGAATAGGAGAAATACCAGAACGTAAATGTGGAACTTGTCATGGAAATGGTAATAAAAAAGAACAGGTTAAAAAGAAAATTAAAATACCTGCTGGTGTAGAATCAGGACAAAGATTAGTTGTAAGAGATGGCGGAAATTATGATGGTCCAGGAAGTGATTTTGGAGATTTATATATACAAATTAGAGAAAAAAGACATGAATTATTCCAAAGAGATGGATATGATATATATTGTAGAGTGCCGATTAGCTTTTTAACAGCTACTTTAGGAGGAGAGATAGAAGTTCCGACACTTAGAGGAAAAACTAAGATTAAGATAGCTGAAGGTACACAAAATGGAACTAAGATGAGAATTAGAGATGCAGGAATTAAACATTCAGGTTATAAAGGTTCTCAGATTATAGAAATAAGTGTTGAAGTACCTAAAAATCTTAATGCTAAACAAAAAGATAAATTGAAAGAATTTTATGATACTTTAGGTGTAGAAAATGAAGAAAAAACAACTTCATTTTTTGAAAGGATTAAAGATTTCTTTACAGAATAA
- a CDS encoding ATP-dependent Clp protease ATP-binding subunit — MRNFTRKAMEAIENAVKFAMNFKSSNVKLEHLMLELVSNDDTTISVLNKVGVDRNELQQNLYSKLNSMPKMSGGDVSYSQEFASMLNDASNMASNGGHEYISVVFLLKSMLKINDFGLDVKKVNEILDTMMEGRKVSSDGFEESLESLEKYGRDLVKLASMGKLDPVIGRDNEIRRLIQILSRRNKNNPMIIGEPGVGKTALVEGLAQRIFSGDVPDNLKDKTVFSLDMGALIAGAKYQGEFEERLKGVVDTLEKNEGKIILFIDEIHNIVGAGGNNGAMNASNLLKPMLARGEIEVIGATTLAEYRKYIEKDAALERRFQPIQVFEPSVDDAISILRGLKEKFEQYHGIRISDNAIVAAATMSDRYIQDRFLPDKAIDLIDEACAKVKTEINSVPVELDEINRKYAQLEIEREALKKEEDEVSQKRLADIVKEIEELGEEKRVLTLNWNAEKENVLELKKLKQELDDAKVKLEEAKRLADYAKAAEYEYGIIPEVEKRLNEIREKSEKNSLVSQIIGKEQIAEIIGKWTGIPVGKLIQSENEKILSLEEHIKKSVIGQDEAITAISDTILRSRAGLKDVNRPIGSFMFLGPTGVGKTYVTKKLAQNLFDDENAIIRIDMSEYMEKHSVARLIGAPPGYVGYEEGGQLTEKVRRKPYSVILLDEIEKAHPDVFNVLLQVLDDGRLTDGKGRLVDFKNTIIIMTSNIGSHFILEGKNELVMEELKVRFKPEFLNRIDEIITFNSLREDAVKNIVKLELEKMNEKLKDRMINLIYGEDVINYVFENAYDENYGARPIKRFIQKQIETDLSKLILKENINGNVDISIMLGENGLEFKI, encoded by the coding sequence ATGAGAAATTTTACAAGAAAGGCTATGGAAGCAATAGAAAATGCAGTAAAATTTGCAATGAATTTTAAAAGTTCTAATGTAAAATTAGAACACTTGATGTTAGAGTTAGTTTCTAACGATGATACAACAATATCAGTATTAAATAAAGTAGGTGTAGATAGAAATGAATTACAACAAAACTTGTATTCAAAACTAAATTCTATGCCTAAAATGAGTGGGGGAGATGTAAGTTATTCACAAGAATTTGCATCTATGTTAAATGATGCATCTAATATGGCAAGTAATGGAGGACATGAATATATTTCTGTAGTCTTCCTATTAAAATCTATGTTAAAAATCAATGATTTTGGATTAGATGTAAAGAAAGTTAATGAAATACTTGATACTATGATGGAAGGTAGAAAAGTTAGTAGTGATGGATTTGAAGAAAGTTTAGAATCTTTAGAAAAATATGGTAGGGATTTAGTTAAACTTGCATCAATGGGTAAACTTGATCCGGTAATAGGTAGAGATAATGAAATAAGAAGACTTATACAAATATTATCAAGAAGAAATAAGAATAACCCTATGATAATAGGAGAACCAGGAGTAGGTAAAACGGCCCTAGTTGAAGGTTTAGCACAAAGAATATTTAGTGGAGATGTACCTGATAATTTAAAAGATAAAACAGTATTTTCTTTAGATATGGGTGCTTTAATTGCAGGGGCTAAATATCAAGGAGAATTTGAAGAAAGATTAAAAGGTGTAGTTGATACTTTAGAGAAAAATGAAGGTAAGATTATACTTTTTATAGATGAAATACATAATATTGTAGGTGCAGGTGGAAATAATGGGGCGATGAATGCTTCTAATTTATTAAAACCTATGCTTGCAAGAGGGGAAATAGAAGTAATAGGTGCTACAACGCTTGCGGAATATAGAAAGTATATAGAAAAAGATGCGGCACTTGAAAGAAGATTCCAACCTATACAAGTTTTTGAACCTAGTGTAGATGACGCTATCTCTATACTAAGGGGTCTTAAAGAAAAATTTGAACAATATCATGGTATAAGAATATCTGATAATGCTATAGTTGCAGCAGCTACTATGTCAGATAGATATATTCAAGATAGATTTTTACCAGATAAAGCTATAGATTTAATAGATGAGGCTTGTGCTAAGGTGAAGACAGAAATAAACTCTGTTCCAGTTGAACTTGATGAAATAAATAGAAAATATGCACAGCTTGAAATAGAAAGAGAAGCTTTAAAGAAAGAGGAAGATGAAGTATCTCAAAAAAGACTTGCTGATATAGTAAAAGAAATAGAAGAGTTAGGTGAAGAAAAAAGAGTTTTAACTTTAAATTGGAACGCTGAAAAAGAAAATGTATTAGAACTTAAGAAGTTAAAACAGGAATTAGATGATGCTAAGGTTAAACTTGAAGAAGCTAAAAGACTAGCAGATTATGCAAAAGCAGCTGAATATGAATATGGCATCATACCTGAAGTTGAAAAAAGATTAAATGAAATTAGAGAAAAATCAGAGAAAAACTCTCTTGTTTCACAAATTATAGGTAAAGAACAAATAGCTGAAATAATTGGGAAATGGACAGGTATACCTGTAGGTAAGTTAATACAAAGTGAAAATGAAAAGATACTTTCACTTGAAGAACATATTAAAAAATCTGTGATAGGACAGGATGAAGCGATAACAGCTATATCAGATACTATACTTAGATCTCGTGCAGGACTTAAAGATGTGAATAGACCTATAGGATCATTTATGTTCTTAGGACCAACAGGTGTAGGTAAGACATATGTAACTAAAAAACTTGCGCAAAATCTATTTGATGATGAAAATGCGATAATTAGAATAGATATGAGTGAATATATGGAAAAACACTCAGTCGCTAGACTTATAGGAGCGCCTCCGGGGTATGTAGGATATGAAGAAGGTGGACAATTAACTGAAAAAGTTAGAAGAAAACCTTATTCAGTAATACTTTTAGATGAGATTGAAAAGGCGCATCCAGATGTATTTAATGTGCTATTACAAGTATTAGATGATGGAAGACTTACTGATGGTAAGGGAAGATTAGTAGATTTTAAAAACACTATTATTATCATGACATCAAATATTGGATCGCATTTCATACTTGAAGGTAAAAATGAATTAGTGATGGAAGAATTAAAAGTTAGATTCAAACCTGAATTTTTAAATAGAATAGATGAAATAATTACTTTTAACTCATTAAGAGAAGATGCAGTTAAAAATATAGTTAAGTTAGAATTAGAGAAAATGAATGAAAAACTTAAAGATAGAATGATAAATCTAATTTATGGAGAAGATGTAATTAATTATGTGTTTGAAAATGCTTATGATGAAAATTATGGAGCAAGACCTATAAAGAGATTTATACAAAAACAAATAGAAACAGATTTATCTAAATTAATATTAAAAGAAAACATTAATGGTAATGTTGATATAAGTATAATGTTAGGTGAAAATGGCTTAGAATTTAAAATATAA
- a CDS encoding NUDIX domain-containing protein, producing MIKLSLKDEEWEYTYIDHDRVIVRAIVFDDELNLHFVKVSRDDEFGNLSFIETAGGGVEVGENLEEAIIRELKEELGVEVEIVTKIGVVHDYYNLIHRRNINNYYLCKIRSIGEKNMTESEMNDFNMDGIILKYDEAIIEYEKMKDEKLGRLIANRELPVLREVKKMLDM from the coding sequence ATGATAAAATTAAGTCTTAAAGATGAAGAGTGGGAATATACTTACATAGATCATGATAGAGTTATAGTTAGAGCAATAGTATTTGATGATGAATTAAATTTACACTTTGTAAAAGTTTCGAGAGATGATGAATTTGGTAATCTTTCTTTTATAGAAACTGCAGGAGGTGGAGTTGAAGTTGGTGAAAATTTAGAAGAAGCAATTATTAGAGAATTAAAAGAAGAATTAGGAGTAGAAGTTGAAATTGTAACTAAAATCGGAGTAGTTCATGATTACTATAACTTGATTCATAGGCGCAATATAAATAACTATTATTTATGTAAGATAAGAAGCATTGGTGAAAAAAATATGACAGAATCAGAAATGAATGATTTTAATATGGATGGAATAATTCTTAAATATGACGAAGCTATAATTGAATATGAAAAGATGAAAGATGAAAAATTAGGTAGACTAATTGCGAATAGAGAATTGCCTGTTCTTAGAGAAGTGAAGAAAATGTTAGATATGTAG
- a CDS encoding aldose 1-epimerase family protein, translating to MIVLKKDLMELKIEEFGAEVKSFTIAGEEFLWNRKEYWAKTSPLLFPFVGGLREGKYEYKGKEYTVSTRHGFARDNMFEVVEKTDEYVKLGYYSSEETLEKYPFEFELYLVYRLVDNGFTLEYIVNNKREEELYFSIGAHPAFVLADNYEEDAYIEFEKEEDGLKYKLDESGFFRKDRVEYKLIDNKIINITEENFLEDAIAFKNTNSSVVYIKSRSTNKEVKTTYENFPYIAFWKSANAPFVCVEPWFGVTDIVGASKDLTLKEGIQKLGPKEEFKAKLVFEFKRGN from the coding sequence ATGATAGTACTTAAAAAAGATTTAATGGAATTAAAAATAGAAGAGTTTGGAGCAGAAGTAAAATCATTTACTATAGCTGGAGAAGAATTTTTATGGAATAGAAAAGAGTATTGGGCTAAGACATCACCATTACTATTTCCTTTTGTTGGTGGGTTAAGAGAAGGAAAGTATGAATATAAAGGTAAAGAATACACAGTATCAACTAGACATGGTTTTGCAAGAGATAATATGTTTGAAGTTGTAGAAAAAACAGATGAGTATGTTAAGTTAGGATACTATTCAAGTGAAGAAACTTTAGAAAAATATCCATTTGAATTTGAACTGTATTTAGTATATAGATTAGTAGATAACGGATTTACTTTAGAATATATAGTTAATAACAAAAGAGAAGAAGAACTGTATTTCTCAATAGGCGCACATCCTGCATTTGTTTTAGCTGATAATTATGAAGAAGATGCATATATAGAGTTCGAAAAAGAAGAAGATGGATTAAAATATAAGTTAGATGAAAGTGGATTCTTTAGAAAAGATAGAGTAGAATATAAATTAATAGATAATAAGATAATAAATATAACAGAAGAAAACTTTTTAGAAGATGCTATTGCATTTAAAAATACAAATTCTTCAGTAGTATACATTAAATCAAGAAGTACTAATAAAGAAGTTAAAACTACATATGAAAACTTCCCTTATATAGCTTTCTGGAAAAGCGCTAATGCACCATTTGTATGTGTTGAACCATGGTTTGGAGTTACAGATATAGTTGGAGCAAGTAAAGATTTAACATTAAAAGAGGGAATACAAAAATTAGGGCCAAAAGAAGAGTTTAAGGCTAAATTAGTATTTGAATTTAAGAGAGGTAATTAA
- the dnaK gene encoding molecular chaperone DnaK translates to MSKIIGIDLGTTNSCVSVMEGGTFTIIPNSEGERTTPSVVSIESNGEIIVGSTAKRKAITEPKQTIISIKTHMGSDYKVDIHGKNYTPQEISAMILKKLKKDAESYLGETVKEAVITVPAYFTDAQRQATKDAGEIAGLEVKRIINEPTAAALAYGMDKEKEEKILVFDLGGGTFDVSVLEVGSGLVEVKATAGNNHLGGDDFDTAIINWLADEFQKENGIDLRKEPQAYQRLKDAAEDAKKKLSSTLETTISLPFIAMDATGPKNLEKKLTRAAFNELTKHLVEKTKEPVKQALLDAGLTVRDIEQVLLVGGSTRIPAVQEWVKEYFGKEPNRSINPDEVVSVGAAIQGGVLSGNVKDVLLLDVTPLSLGIETMGGVFTKMIERNTTIPTKKSQVYSTAVDNQTAVTIHVLQGERAQASQNHTLGQFNLEGIPAAPRGIPQIEVTFDIDSNGIVHVTAKDLGTGKENQVTISGSSNLSKDDVERMKKEAEANEEADNKFRELIEARNMADHLIISTEKTIKENEDKLEGNEKENIEKAIEELKKVKDSENIEEIRAGIDGLSKASESFAMRIYQAAQAGAQPGADNTNNDDVVEAEEVK, encoded by the coding sequence ATGAGTAAAATTATAGGAATAGATTTAGGGACAACAAATTCATGTGTATCAGTAATGGAAGGTGGTACATTTACAATTATACCAAACTCTGAAGGAGAAAGAACTACACCTTCAGTAGTGTCAATTGAATCAAATGGAGAAATTATAGTAGGATCTACAGCTAAAAGAAAGGCTATTACAGAACCTAAACAAACAATAATTTCAATTAAAACACATATGGGATCAGATTACAAAGTAGATATTCACGGGAAAAACTATACTCCACAAGAAATATCTGCAATGATACTTAAAAAATTAAAGAAAGATGCTGAAAGCTATTTAGGAGAAACAGTTAAAGAAGCGGTTATTACAGTACCAGCTTACTTCACTGATGCTCAAAGACAAGCAACTAAAGATGCTGGAGAAATTGCAGGACTTGAAGTTAAAAGAATAATTAATGAACCAACTGCAGCAGCATTAGCATATGGTATGGATAAAGAAAAAGAAGAAAAAATCTTAGTATTCGACTTAGGAGGAGGAACATTTGACGTATCAGTATTAGAAGTTGGATCAGGATTAGTTGAAGTTAAAGCAACAGCAGGAAATAATCACTTAGGAGGAGATGATTTTGATACAGCTATAATCAATTGGCTTGCTGATGAATTCCAAAAAGAAAATGGAATTGATTTAAGAAAAGAACCTCAAGCTTATCAAAGATTAAAAGATGCAGCTGAAGATGCTAAGAAAAAATTATCATCTACATTAGAAACAACAATTTCTTTACCATTTATAGCTATGGATGCAACAGGACCTAAAAACTTAGAAAAGAAATTAACGAGAGCAGCATTTAATGAATTAACTAAACACTTAGTAGAAAAAACTAAAGAACCAGTGAAACAAGCTTTATTAGATGCAGGACTTACTGTAAGAGATATAGAACAAGTATTATTAGTTGGAGGATCAACTAGAATACCTGCAGTTCAAGAATGGGTTAAAGAATACTTCGGTAAAGAACCTAATAGATCAATCAACCCTGATGAAGTAGTTTCAGTAGGAGCTGCAATTCAAGGTGGAGTATTATCTGGAAATGTTAAAGACGTTCTATTATTAGACGTTACTCCATTATCTTTAGGAATTGAAACTATGGGTGGAGTATTCACTAAGATGATAGAAAGAAATACAACTATACCTACTAAAAAATCACAAGTATATTCAACTGCAGTAGATAATCAAACAGCAGTTACTATACATGTATTACAAGGAGAAAGAGCACAAGCTTCTCAAAACCATACTTTAGGACAATTTAACTTAGAAGGAATACCAGCAGCACCACGTGGAATTCCTCAAATCGAAGTTACATTTGATATTGACTCTAACGGTATAGTACACGTTACAGCTAAAGATTTAGGAACTGGAAAAGAAAACCAAGTAACTATTTCAGGATCATCAAATTTAAGTAAAGATGATGTAGAAAGAATGAAAAAAGAAGCTGAAGCAAATGAAGAAGCAGATAACAAATTTAGAGAATTAATAGAAGCGAGAAACATGGCTGACCACTTAATAATATCTACAGAAAAAACTATAAAAGAAAATGAAGATAAATTAGAAGGTAATGAAAAAGAAAACATTGAAAAAGCTATCGAAGAACTTAAAAAAGTTAAAGATAGTGAAAACATTGAAGAAATTAGAGCAGGAATAGATGGATTATCTAAAGCAAGTGAATCATTTGCTATGAGAATTTATCAAGCAGCACAAGCTGGAGCACAACCAGGTGCAGATAATACAAACAATGATGATGTAGTAGAAGCAGAAGAAGTAAAATAG
- the hrcA gene encoding heat-inducible transcriptional repressor HrcA, whose translation MNEREKEVFSMIINHYLNSGESVGSRTLEKKYNIGVSSATIRNVMSDLEEMGLITKTHTSSGRIPTLDGYRMYIEELLQVSEVDEETKEQIYLHYQKRINKTDIIFKETVKLLSELSGSVAVAIEPSSDEESIKKIQFIRITEKEVFVVVVMKNNIVKTSTLLMNTYVTEENVNNLNSYISNLMNTTHKRFTLKDMERFLKNISTNDFRFEEKRIFENNKVFVDGAENLLSREDIPMEKIIENIKLINNENEMNALFKHLASKVEYNLESNIIFGSDIEIGGFEDSVFIFKCYEFGEDKGILGLIAQTRIDYSKTVALLELVIDMLKKMLNQNYENKFIGYKD comes from the coding sequence ATGAATGAAAGAGAAAAAGAAGTCTTTAGTATGATAATTAATCACTATTTAAATAGTGGAGAATCAGTAGGTTCAAGAACTCTAGAGAAGAAATATAATATAGGTGTATCATCTGCAACTATTAGAAATGTAATGTCAGATTTAGAAGAAATGGGACTGATAACTAAAACTCATACTTCATCAGGACGTATACCTACATTAGATGGATATAGAATGTATATTGAGGAGCTTCTTCAAGTAAGTGAAGTTGATGAAGAAACTAAAGAACAGATATATCTACATTATCAAAAAAGAATAAATAAGACAGATATTATCTTTAAAGAAACTGTAAAACTTCTATCTGAATTATCAGGGTCTGTAGCAGTTGCTATAGAACCTTCATCAGATGAAGAAAGTATAAAGAAAATACAATTCATTAGAATTACAGAAAAAGAAGTATTTGTAGTGGTAGTAATGAAGAATAATATTGTAAAAACATCTACCTTACTTATGAATACCTATGTTACAGAGGAGAATGTAAATAATTTAAATTCATATATATCTAATTTAATGAATACAACTCATAAGAGGTTTACTTTAAAAGATATGGAAAGATTCTTGAAAAATATAAGTACTAATGATTTCAGATTTGAAGAAAAAAGAATATTTGAAAACAATAAAGTATTTGTTGATGGAGCAGAAAACCTATTATCAAGAGAAGATATTCCTATGGAAAAGATAATAGAGAATATTAAGTTAATTAATAATGAAAATGAAATGAATGCCTTATTTAAACATCTTGCTTCTAAAGTTGAATACAATTTAGAAAGTAATATAATCTTTGGAAGTGATATAGAAATAGGTGGATTTGAAGATTCTGTATTCATATTTAAATGTTATGAATTTGGTGAAGATAAAGGGATTTTAGGATTAATAGCACAAACAAGAATAGATTATTCTAAAACAGTAGCTTTACTAGAATTAGTAATAGATATGTTAAAGAAAATGTTAAATCAAAATTATGAAAATAAATTTATAGGGTATAAAGATTAG
- the scpB gene encoding SMC-Scp complex subunit ScpB, whose amino-acid sequence MKSDLEAILFISKESISLSELSSFFKVNEDEMTKVIEELVDEYKDRGINVCFENEEVFLRTNALKGEIIKNFFTPELKLRKLSKSSFEVLAIIAYKGPITKSEIEEIRSSGADHIIPILLDKKLIYISGKKKALGNPNLYEVTEDFYAYLGIKNKEELLEFDKSNWLVKRKDEDENK is encoded by the coding sequence ATGAAATCAGATTTAGAAGCAATCTTATTTATCTCTAAAGAAAGTATAAGTCTTTCAGAATTATCATCTTTTTTTAAGGTAAATGAAGATGAAATGACAAAAGTAATAGAAGAATTAGTTGATGAATATAAGGATAGAGGGATAAATGTATGTTTTGAAAATGAGGAAGTATTTTTAAGAACTAATGCCTTAAAAGGTGAAATAATTAAAAACTTTTTCACTCCAGAACTAAAATTAAGGAAGTTATCTAAATCTTCTTTTGAAGTATTAGCAATAATAGCGTATAAAGGACCTATTACTAAATCAGAGATTGAAGAGATTAGGAGTTCTGGTGCAGATCATATTATTCCTATACTACTAGATAAAAAATTAATATATATTAGTGGTAAGAAAAAAGCTTTAGGTAACCCTAATTTATATGAAGTTACTGAAGATTTTTATGCATATTTAGGTATAAAAAATAAAGAAGAATTACTTGAATTTGATAAAAGTAATTGGTTGGTAAAGAGAAAGGATGAAGATGAGAATAAATAA
- a CDS encoding nucleotide exchange factor GrpE, whose amino-acid sequence MSEEIREEEIKEEVKEEEVKEESDVIIEKLNAELEDYKKAYALRLAEFQNFSKRKEKELQEYKEYASKDIILKVLENLDNLGRGIEVSRSTEDYKVLVEGLEMTIKNFNEMLSHEGVIEIEALGTEYNAYEQHAVQVVNDPEKNNNEVLMVLQKGYKLKGKVIRPAMVVINKIEEIKNNEEENKN is encoded by the coding sequence ATGTCAGAAGAAATTAGAGAAGAAGAAATAAAAGAAGAAGTAAAGGAGGAAGAAGTTAAAGAAGAAAGTGATGTAATTATAGAAAAACTTAATGCAGAACTTGAAGACTATAAAAAAGCATATGCATTAAGACTTGCAGAGTTTCAAAACTTCTCAAAAAGAAAAGAAAAAGAATTACAAGAATATAAGGAATATGCTTCAAAAGATATTATCTTAAAAGTTTTAGAAAACTTAGATAATCTTGGAAGAGGAATAGAAGTATCACGTTCTACTGAAGACTATAAAGTATTAGTAGAAGGGTTAGAAATGACTATTAAAAACTTCAATGAAATGTTAAGTCATGAAGGAGTAATAGAAATAGAAGCGTTAGGGACAGAATATAATGCATATGAACAACATGCAGTTCAAGTTGTGAATGATCCTGAAAAGAATAATAATGAAGTATTGATGGTATTGCAAAAGGGTTATAAACTTAAAGGTAAGGTAATCAGACCAGCAATGGTGGTAATAAATAAGATAGAAGAAATAAAAAATAATGAAGAAGAAAATAAAAATTAG
- a CDS encoding pseudouridine synthase: MRINKYIAESGFCSRRKADELIVDGRVTINKNIAVIGSEVEDGDIVRIDGEKVTVKKEYEYYILNKPKRVLCSNEDRQGRALAVDIIKSKKRLFTYGRLDYMTEGLIIISNDGDIYNNVMHPKKKLYKSYVAKIDNDITDDHIEALKHGVVIDGQRTLPAKVKAITKREIRVAIHEGRNRQIRKMFETLGYTVKSLRRVKVGELSLKGLEPGQYRKMTDEEIKYIKSL, translated from the coding sequence ATGAGAATAAATAAGTATATAGCTGAATCTGGATTTTGTTCTAGAAGAAAAGCTGATGAATTAATAGTTGATGGTAGAGTAACTATCAATAAAAATATTGCTGTAATAGGTAGTGAAGTTGAAGACGGAGATATAGTTAGAATAGATGGTGAAAAAGTAACTGTTAAAAAAGAATATGAATACTATATCTTAAATAAACCAAAAAGAGTTTTATGTTCTAATGAAGATAGACAAGGTAGAGCTCTTGCTGTAGATATAATTAAATCTAAAAAAAGATTATTTACTTACGGAAGACTTGACTATATGACAGAGGGTCTAATAATAATAAGTAATGATGGAGATATTTACAATAATGTAATGCATCCTAAGAAAAAATTATACAAAAGCTATGTAGCTAAAATAGATAATGATATAACAGATGATCATATAGAAGCGTTAAAACATGGAGTAGTTATTGATGGTCAAAGAACACTTCCTGCAAAAGTTAAGGCTATAACAAAAAGAGAAATAAGAGTAGCGATACATGAAGGAAGAAACAGACAAATAAGAAAAATGTTTGAAACTTTAGGATATACAGTTAAATCGTTAAGAAGAGTAAAAGTGGGAGAACTTTCACTTAAAGGTTTAGAGCCAGGTCAATATAGAAAAATGACAGATGAAGAAATTAAATATATTAAAAGTTTATAA
- the mreB gene encoding rod shape-determining protein translates to MFKNLMKAFKKNFSLSKNTKDIGIDLGTANTVLYVKGENIVINEPTYVAVNTKMDDNIEFIGKKAKEIMGRTPGYMEVKRPLKNGVISDYEITEKMLSIFLSKIKKGELYNDRVIICVPSGVTQVERRAVVDAVKDAGAKEVYLIEEPIAAAVGAGIDMFEPKGHLIVDIGGGTTEIAFIVSGGAAKTHSIKTAGDQLNTDIIDYIRDNFNLNIGEKTAEDLKIAATNSDDLEALYQIKGAESVTGIPKEIRISVREVNDAINKSVDHIIYEIDKVIEEITPEIAADIYETGIYLSGGGASIKILKDKIEEKFKLKVTVCNEPIYAVINGIANIFQEFSKYKNILIPTTNEY, encoded by the coding sequence ATGTTTAAGAATTTAATGAAAGCATTTAAGAAAAATTTTAGTTTAAGTAAAAATACTAAAGATATAGGAATAGATTTAGGAACAGCTAATACTGTACTATATGTAAAAGGGGAAAATATAGTAATTAATGAACCGACATATGTAGCAGTAAATACAAAGATGGATGACAATATAGAATTTATTGGTAAAAAAGCGAAAGAAATAATGGGAAGAACTCCTGGATATATGGAAGTAAAAAGACCTTTAAAAAATGGGGTTATATCTGATTATGAAATTACTGAAAAAATGTTATCTATCTTCTTAAGTAAAATCAAAAAAGGTGAATTATACAATGATAGAGTAATAATTTGTGTTCCAAGTGGAGTAACACAAGTTGAAAGACGTGCAGTAGTTGATGCGGTTAAAGATGCTGGAGCTAAAGAAGTGTACTTAATAGAAGAACCTATTGCAGCAGCTGTCGGAGCTGGAATAGATATGTTTGAGCCTAAAGGACATTTAATAGTTGATATAGGTGGAGGAACTACAGAAATAGCATTTATAGTTTCTGGAGGAGCAGCAAAAACACATTCAATTAAAACAGCTGGAGATCAATTAAATACAGATATTATTGACTATATCAGAGATAATTTTAACTTAAATATAGGGGAAAAAACAGCAGAAGATTTAAAAATCGCTGCAACTAACTCTGATGATTTAGAAGCTCTATATCAAATTAAAGGTGCAGAATCTGTAACAGGAATACCAAAAGAAATTAGAATTTCTGTAAGAGAAGTTAACGATGCAATTAACAAGAGTGTAGATCATATAATCTATGAAATTGATAAAGTAATAGAAGAAATTACTCCAGAAATAGCAGCAGATATATATGAAACTGGTATATATTTATCTGGTGGAGGAGCAAGCATCAAAATATTAAAAGATAAGATAGAAGAAAAATTCAAATTAAAAGTTACAGTATGTAATGAACCTATATATGCTGTAATAAATGGAATTGCAAACATATTCCAAGAATTTAGTAAATACAAAAATATATTAATTCCAACTACAAATGAATATTAA